A single region of the Salvelinus sp. IW2-2015 linkage group LG20, ASM291031v2, whole genome shotgun sequence genome encodes:
- the LOC111979953 gene encoding prolyl 4-hydroxylase subunit alpha-2-like, which yields MIGQELMDRDSFPSRLRFACENASGDFPEDLEKHISNPFTAYKLVRRLRLEWNMVEQVTKTCSSYIADFLANVSLVSQRLPSEKDMDGVALGLLRLQDIYRQLQIITVDVSDESFHVAMVALQNHKFQYALLWLQETFRQLEDGIPALVTRREVLTYLGPLAFQMGNLPLALELTQQLQELDPSCRQTMVHLAYYRTLRESIRCGSQTQTPSLPSDAPVNILTLIKPASETYKSLCRGEGIKMATANMNFSMNSVLIVHLSCECINKRCCVCDGQTPRRQRTLRCRYSTGRGNPRLIYAPIKEEQEWDHPLIIRYHDLVSEREIETIKHLSRSKIYSQVSLFFGLNFVLCIVTKLDRAKVSDHVTGERFSAETRVAKSAWLADEDNPVISRVTQRMADLTGLDMEAAEMLQVANYGIGGQYEPHFDNKLTNDTDYMTRGGRIATILIYMSDVAVGGSTVFPDIGAALRPYKGSAVLWYNLLQNGEEDARTLHAACPVFVGNKWVANKWVRAHGQEFRRRCSLSQMD from the exons ATGATCGGACAAGAGCTCATGGACAGGGACTCATTTCCGAGCAGACTGCGATTTG CCTGTGAAAATGCCTCTGGAGACTTCCCAGAGGATCTGGAAAAACACATCAGCAACCCTTTCACTGCATACAAGCTGGTGCGAAGACTGAGGCTGGAGTGGAACATGGTGGAACAAGTTACCAAGACATGTTCTTCATATATTGCAG ATTTCCTGGCTAATGTATCATTGGTCTCCCAGCGGCTCCCCAGTGAGAAGGACATGGATGGGGTTGCACTGGGTCTTCTACGTCTACAGGACATATACAGACAACTGCAAATCATTACAGTGGATGTGTCAG ATGAGTCCTTCCACGTTGCCATGGTGGCCCTGCAGAACCACAAGTTCCAGTATGCCCTGCTCTGGCTCCAGGAGACCTTCAGGCAGCTGGAGGATGGCATCCCAGCCCTGGTGACCAGGAGAGAGGTTCTGACCTATCTGGGTCCCCTAGCCTTTCAGATGGGTAATCTGCCTCTAGCATTGGAGCTAACGCAACAGTTGCAGGAACTGG ACCCCAGTTGCAGGCAGACCATGGTGCACCTGGCCTACTACAGAACCCTGAGAGAGAGCATCCGGTGTGGGAGCCAGACACAAACACCCTCATTGCCCTCAGATGCACCAGTGAACATCTTAACACTAATCAAACCAGCAAGCGAAACATACAAATCTCTTTGCAGAGGGGAGGGCATCAAAATGGCAA CTGCCAACATGAACTTTTCCATGAATTCTGTACTCATTGTCCACCTGTCTTGTGAGTGTATAAATAAAAGATGCTGTGTCTGTGATGGTCAGACCCCGAGGAGACAGAGGACATTGCGGTGCAGGTACAGCACTGGTAGAGGCAACCCTCGACTCATCTATGCCCCTATAAAAGAGGAGCAGGAATGGGACCATCCACTAATAATACGATATCATGACCTAGTATCTGAAAGGGAGATTGAGACCATAAAACACCTATCCAGATCAAAG ATATATTCACAAGTGTCTTTATTTTTTGGACTCAATTTTGTGTTGTGCATTGTGACCAAGCTTGACAGAGCAAAGGTGTCAGACCATGTGACAGGAGAAAGATTTTCAGCTGAAACCCGTGTGGCTAAAAG tgcatggctggctgacgaggACAACCCTGTCATCTCCCGTGTTACCCAGAGAATGGCTGACCTGACTGGGCTGGACATGGAGGCAGCAGAGATGCTCCAG GTTGCAAATTATGGGATTGGGGGCCAATATGAACCACACTTCGACAACAAG CTGACCAATGACACAGACTACATGACGAGGGGTGGCAGGATCGCAACGATCTTAATCTAT ATGAGTGATGTGGCAGTGGGTGGATCGACTGTGTTCCCTGATATAGGAGCTGCTCTACGACCGTACAAG GGTTCAGCGGTGCTGTGGTACAACCTTTTGCAGAATGGAGAGGAGGACGCTAGGACCTTACACGCTGCATGCCCTGTGTTTGTGGGCAATAAATGGG TTGCCAATAAATGGGTGAGGGCCCATGGACAGGAGTTCAGGAGAAGATGCTCTTTGTCCCAGATGGACTGA